In the Wyeomyia smithii strain HCP4-BCI-WySm-NY-G18 chromosome 2, ASM2978416v1, whole genome shotgun sequence genome, one interval contains:
- the LOC129721603 gene encoding ER lumen protein-retaining receptor-like, producing the protein MSLQYTKNVRLAGDLSHLLAIILLLIKIWKTISCAGISGKSQILFMVVYISRYLDMVTTFISVYNTCMKVVFISSSIATIYLMYVKFKATYDHNHDSFRIEFLLVPCFVLALLINASFDAIEVMWTFSIYLEAVAILPQLFLVSKTGEAESITSHYLFALGSYRALYLLNWIYRYYAEGHYDLIAIFAGAIQTILYCDFFYLYITKVLKGKKLQLPA; encoded by the coding sequence aatgttcgACTGGCCGGTGATTTGTCGCATTTGCTGGCAATTATTCTGCTGCTAATCAAGATATGGAAGACGATATCGTGTGCTGGCATTTCTGGCAAATCTCAGATTTTGTTCATGGTGGTTTACATTAGCCGTTATCTGGATATGGTTACGACTTTTATTAGCGTTTACAATACGTGCATGAAAGTGGTCTTCATTAGTTCATCGATCGCCACCATCTATTTGATGTATGTCAAGTTTAAGGCGACCTACGACCACAATCATGATTCGTTCCGCATAGAGTTCCTGCTGGTTCCGTGTTTCGTCCTGGCCCTGTTGATCAACGCTAGCTTCGATGCAATAGAAGTTATGTGGACGTTCTCGATCTATTTGGAGGCAGTGGCCATCTTGCCGCAGCTCTTCTTGGTCAGCAAAACGGGTGAGGCAGAAAGTATTACCAGCCACTATCTCTTCGCTCTGGGTTCCTACCGTGCGCTGTATCTGCTGAACTGGATCTACCGATACTACGCTGAGGGTCATTATGACTTGATTGCAATTTTTGCCGGAGCAATTCAGACAATCCTGTACTGCGATTTCTTCTATCTCTACATCACCAAGGTGCTAAAGGGAAAGAAGCTGCAGCTGCCGGCGTAA